From the genome of Colletotrichum higginsianum IMI 349063 chromosome 4, whole genome shotgun sequence, one region includes:
- a CDS encoding Cell division control protein, giving the protein MPATSMESPSVALSFANNFWGKEDAGVGPLIDRMLAAKQTCDELKAFYSARASIEDEYARKLLSLCRKSLGTHESGSLKTSLDTVRGEVESMAKQHQSIAAQMKTELEEPLAAFAGGMKERRKIVQIGIEKILKTKIQQTQHVNKTRDRFEQECLKIKGYLAQGHMVMGQEERKNKAKLEKTQISVATSNTEYENAVKALEDTTTRWNREWKAAADKFQDLEEERLDFTKSSLWTFANISSTVCVSDDASCEKIRLSLEKMDVETDIVSFIKEQGTGQEIPDPPKYINFCRGDINDTQLESSDDDNYSVAQFPRSINPAFRSSSPQPSTYESHHDPNSSLAQDLGHKEPTPLASRSVAVLDAGRKEASPSASRHPAADTLRTDASSSSRNFAPELSHKHASASSRGHAPEAGHDDAGSASPRKYFQEMGRREMVTAAVREMPLPAQRIPPLMEKSRQPAPVPQQSIQQQQQQQQQQQSRPHPDKSHPPTSVMVPHDPYPLDGMTMLCRTGPPSERSSQPPSARPSSRDSQSDYSNPTSLSSQEPPSGKVSPIKQEQVSAPPLASDKQVLKKRSGFFQNHSPFRRKSTKETPGPSANRNTWHPVSAQGSPSRRPQLQTQETSHLLGDRSTISPEPIDANATLALNVGQNVFSVTNPDLERRKGSNTQPAQPETDPIALALAELKGVGVGKQSSVRVSADRYHGIATPTPGSQPFSRSVPPATSNGAVTAGLRGTPPPYDQQVVQRLGVPPQAVTAKAMKETSQKFADQTRSMFSQANRPGSGYGGAPQSRPMTRGSDVPRAASPAPLRSASPRTAPSEDVRHGYRNSPRSASPRTGPADEIRGDYRSVSPNPPGSVGRGGSQMSSTPRRGSEQPYHRHNSPSNISGTSSPAPYLEKMRPGSSHVANDMAVQLAPLGDENYGSVRGRGGNRPGTSSSNRAMGLYEGGGPPGQGESRQRSKSVADPSRQYTRDGRPILHFGEFWKIYLLAAAIPEELGFSKGDLLAVLRHQDDGWWEAEFFPPCAGQLLNFRAEVSGQLTSSVPLAFSWDKPRRAVQGTTRIRSTRPVEVLSKASRAATSKTAQRAFVNVSLLVGTSLFLLPFAAIASILFFRNYLPDQVVVTPVHLQYGSGINPFGSAIIPTSALRTQQEYDVTVTLSMPRSPANTHRGNFMIALYLLDAGALSTGDDNVQPHIPPEPYSHFDGKSVLFSSRRPALVPYQDPLVSLASRILFLAYYVLFMESQTCVLTVPMAERVELAKGSSLPASAYLEIQGGQSIETYYASITLTAQLQGLRWLMYHYRLATLTTAVLLFWASEVIFMAVAWLAWSGLSASGSDSRIGAARPAEQMTSMSPGRVKKEDGSGVDELSDAPRTFPTYGNQAPLRYEPEIKEEAQTGPRMEDLAPLGGEADDEEEDDGRGSYRADSGIGTSYSDGGSSSIRRRSSQHR; this is encoded by the exons ATGCCTGCGACATCGATGGAATCGCCATCCGTGGCTCTATCAT TCGCGAACAACTTTTGGGGAAAGGAAGATGCGGGCGTTGGCCCCCTCATCGACCGCATGCTTGCTGCCAAGCAGACATGCGATGAGTTGAAAGCCTTCTACAGCG CTCGAGCCTCGATCGAAGACGAGTATGCCCGAAAGCTGCTCTCGTTGTGTCGCAAATCCCTAGGTACCCACGAGTCAGGCAGCTTGAAGACATCACTAGACACTGTCCGTGGCGAAGTCGAATCAATGGCAAAGCAACATCAAAGCATTGCAGCGCAGATGAAAACAGAGTTGGAAGAGCCTCTTGCTGCATTCGCTGGCGGCATGAAGGAAAGACGGAAGATTGTACAGATTGGGATTGAGAAGATTCTCAAGACGAAGATTCAGCAAACACAGCATGTGAACAAG ACTCGAGATCGATTCGAGCAGGAATGCCTCAAGATCAAGGGCTACCTCGCCCAAGGTCATATGGTTATGGGCCAGGAGGAACGCAAGAACAAGGCCAAGCTGGAAAAGACACAGATCAGTGTTGCGACCTCCAACACGGAGTACGAAAACGCGGTGAAGGCTCTCGAAGATACAACAACTAGGTGGAATCGGGAGTGGAAGGCCGCGGCTGATAAGTTTCAGGACTTGGAAGAGGAGCGCCTTGACTttacgaaaagcagccttTGGACTTTTGCGAACATTTCCTCCACAGTCTGCGTCAGCGACGATGCATCCTGTGAAAAGATCCGACTGTCGCTTGAGAAAATGGATGTTGAAACAGATATCGTCAGCTTCATCAAAGAGCAAGGTACTGGTCAAGAGATCCCGGATCCGCCGAAGTACATCAACTTCTGTCGAGGAGACATCAATGATACGCAATTAGAATCATCTGACGACGACAACTATTCGGTTGCGCAGTTTCCCAGGAGCATCAACCCAGCGTTCAGGTCATCGTCCCCACAGCCCTCGACTTACGAATCACACCATGACCCAAACTCAAGCCTCGCTCAAGATCTTGGGCACAAAGAACCAACCCCCCTAGCCTCAAGAAGTGTCGCTGTACTTGATGCGGGGCGCAAAGAAGCAAGTCCTTCGGCATCCAGGCACCCAGCTGCAGACACGTTGCGAACGGATGCCAGCTCCTCTTCCCGAAACTTCGCACCGGAACTGAGCCACAAACATGCCAGTGCCTCGTCTAGGGGCCATGCGCCAGAAGCAGGCCATGATGACGCTGGGTCGGCTTCTCCGAGAAAATATTTCCAGGAGATGGGCCGTCGGGAGATGGTTACAGCTGCTGTTCGTGAAATGCCACTCCCAGCCCAGAGAATACCGCCCTTGATGGAAAAGTCGCGCCAGCCAGCTCCAGTCCCCCAACAGTCCatccaacaacaacagcagcagcagcagcagcagcagagccGGCCACATCCCGACAAAAGTCACCCTCCCACGTCCGTCATGGTCCCGCACGATCCATACCCTCTCGATGGCATGACGATGCTATGCCGCACCGGGCCCCCATCGGAGCGTAGTTCGCAGCCTCCTTCGGCCAGACCATCGAGCCGTGATTCTCAGAGCGACTACTCGAACCCGACTTCGCTATCAAGCCAAGAGCCGCCGAGTGGCAAAGTATCCCCCATCAAGCAGGAGCAAGTCAGTGCGCCACCACTGGCGTCGGACAAGCAGGTCCTCAAGAAAAGGAGCGGTTTCTTCCAAAACCATAGCCCATTCCGCCGCAAGAGCACAAAAGAGACTCCAGGACCGTCAGCAAATAGAAACACTTGGCATCCTGTTTCCGCTCAAGGAAGTCCATCCCGGAGACCGCAGTTGCAAACTCAAGAAACGTCGCATCTGCTCGGAGACAGATCGACCATCAGCCCGGAACCGATTGATGCAAACGCCACCCTTGCGTTGAATGTTGGACAGAACGTTTTCTCAGTCACGAACCCAGATCTAGAAAGGAGGAAAGGCTCGAATACTCAGCCTGCTCAGCCTGAGACGGACCCCATCGCCTTGGCCCTTGCCGAGCTCAaaggcgtcggcgtcggcaagcAGTCGAGCGTACGTGTCTCGGCAGATCGCTACCACGGCATTGCCACCCCAACCCCTGGCTCGCAGCCATTTTCCAGGTCAGTCCCACCAGCGACAAGCAACGGCGCCGTGACTGCAGGCCTTCGaggaacgccgccgccttaCGATCAACAAGTTGTTCAGAGACTCGGGGTGCCCCCTCAGGCAGTGACAGCCAAAGCTATGAAGGAGACATCGCAGAAGTTCGCCGACCAAACTCGTAGTATGTTCAGCCAGGCAAACCGTCCTGGATCAGGCTATGGGGGAGCCCCACAATCTCGACCGATGACAAGAGGCAGTGATGTTCCCAGAGCGGCATCCCCCGCCCCGCTCCGAAGTGCTTCCCCGAGAACGGCACCGTCCGAAGATGTCCGACACGGTTATCGGAACTCGCCGCGCAGCGCTTCTCCGAGAACCGGGCCGGCGGACGAGATACGGGGTGATTACCGGTCTGTCTCGCCCAACCCCCCAGGATCCGTGGGCAGAGGCGGATCGCAAATGAGTAGCACTCCGAGACGAGGATCCGAACAGCCTTATCACAGGCATAACTCACCTAGCAACATATCGGGGACATCGTCTCCAGCACCTTATCTGGAGAAGATGCGGCCGGGCAGCAGCCATGTTGCCAACGACATGGCCGTTCAACTCGCGCCTCTAGGCGACGAGAATTACGGATCAGTGCGCGGTCGAGGCGGGAACCGTCCCGGGACAAGCTCCAGTAACCGGGCCATGGGTCTCTACGAAGGAGGCGGACCACCCGGACAAGGCGAGTCAAGGCAGCGGAGTAAGAGTGTAGCAGACCCATCACGACAGTACACTCGGGATGGCAGGCCCATCCTACACTTTGGTGAGTTTTGGAAGATCTATCTTTTGGCG GCGGCCATTCCGGAAGAGCTGGGTTTCTCCAAGGGCGACCTGCTCGCAGTTCTACGTCATCAAGACGACGGATGGTGGGAAGCCGAG TTCTTCCCACCCTGTGCTGGGCAGCTTCTCAACTTTCGAGCAGAGGTATCAGGTCAGCTGACGAGCTCGGTGCCTTTGGCATTCAGCTGGGACAAGCCAAGGCGTGCTGTGCAAGGAA CCACACGTATCCGATCAACCCGTCCGGTG GAGGTACTAAGCAAGGCATCTCGAGCGGCTACATCCAAGACTGCACAGCGGGCATTTGTGAACGTGAGCCTTCTCGTAGGAACCTCGCTGTTTCTGTTACCCTTTGCTGCTATTGCGTCGATACTCTTTTTTCGCAACTACCTGCCCGATCAGGTGGTAGTGACCCCTGTACATCTTCAATATGG ATCGGGGATCAATCCCTTCGGATCGGCAATCATTCCAACGTCTGCTCTGAGGACACAGCAGGAGTATGATGTAACCGTCACACTTTCAATGCCTCGCTCGCCCGCCAACACTCACCGAGGCAACTTCATGATCGCCCTCTACCTCCTGGATGCTGGCGCATTATCGACAGGAGATGACAACGTTCAACCCCATATTCCCCCTGAGCCTTACAGCCACTTCGACGGCAAATCTGTTTTGTTTTCCTCGCGGCGTCCAGCCCTCGTTCCGTATCAAGATCCTCTAGTGTCGCTCGCGTCGCGCATACTTTTCCTCGCCTACTATGTTCTTTTTATGGAGTCTCAGACATGCGTGCTCACGGTGCCCATGGCGGAGCGTGTGGAGTTGGCGAAAGGTTCCTCTTTGCCAGCCTCTGCCTATCTAGAGATACAAGGAGGTCAGAGCATCGAGACTTACTATGCTTCAATAACGTTGACGGCCCAGCTCCAAGGGTTGCGCTGGCTGATGTACCATTACCGCCTTGCAACTCTCACAACCGCTGTTCTGCTATTCTGGGCGTCGGAGGTCATATTCATGGCTGTGGCATGGCTGGCGTGGTCGGGACTGTCGGCATCAGGCTCAGACTCTCGCATTGGAGCAGCGAGACCGGCGGAGCAGATGACTTCCATGTCGCCAGGCCGAGTAAAGAAAGAAGATGGCAGTGGGGTAGACGAGTTGTCGGATGCACCACGGACATTTCCCACATATGGGAACCAGGCGCCTTTGCGATACGAACCCGAAATCAAAGAGGAAGCACAGACAGGCCCCCGAATGGAAGATTTGGCCCCGCTCggaggcgaggccgacgatgaggaagaggacgacggacgGGGTAGCTATAGGGCCGACTCGGGAATTGGAACGAGCTATAGCGATGGAGGTTCTAGCAGTATCCGGCGCAGGTCATCGCAGCATCGTTAG